Below is a window of Culturomica massiliensis DNA.
GGTCCGGATTCATGATAACATCACCACCAAATACGCTTACAACGGAGGATACGAATCCGTAAGCGGGCTATACAGAAGTTACTATCTTTACTATCCTTGCTTTTATGAAAAGATGCAATATTATCCTTTGGAGTTTTTTCATGAACGTAAATTGGCAAAGGCTTTTATTTTGAAAATTAACCCGGATTTAGGCAAGATCGCCAATCAAAACCTGCAAATGCCTTACCCCACTTCCCGGTTATATAAGTTATATAAAGCGCTGGAAATGGGACTACGGGGACGCGGACTGAATTATGACTACATGTTACATTCCCCGGAATATAAAAAATTGGCGAAGGATATACTGGAAAGAGACAATCCCTTATTTTATTCTGTCGTAAATAAACAGCTAATATCCGGACATCCCTTCCTGTATACTTTTGCAGGGACAACCCTCATTAAACTAAAATTATTGACGGACATTTTTTATTATAAAGAATGGGATTTATTGAAAAATGACCGTTTTCAGTTAGCAAACTGGTAGACTTTCTTCTTTGTTGATATGAGAGATAATCAAAATTCAATCGCTGTCATTGCGTTTAAATTCAATGATATTTTTTACAGCCTGGCCACGGAAGAATTAAATAATTCCGGATTCAAAATATTAATACTGCTGTTGACGGAGAATATGTCCTCCGGTAGTTTTCCCTGTCAGAATAAGTTCGATAAAGTAATAAAAATCTATTACCGGAAAAACTTTCTTTTTTTCTTTTTTGCCTGGTTGCAAGTACTCTGGAAACTAAAAAAACACCACGTTGAGAAAGTCTTGTTATCCAATCCCATTTTAGTTATTAATCAATTAATAATAAGTAAATTAAAAGCAAATAAAATTATTTTTTTGGAAGACGGATTAATGAACTATTTCCCGTTTTCTCCGCCTCGTTATAAGGTAAAAACCTTCGTACAAAAAATATTCTGTCTTGAAGATGATGAAATATTCAACCGTATTGAATATACTTACCTCTTGAAGCCCGATGAAGCTGTTTTCTATAAAGGAACACCCCGAAAATTACACCTGAACGAGTTCATCGATGAGCAAAGTCATAGATCCCTGCGCGGACAATTAAAAGATAAGGCTGTATTTGCCGGTCAACCACTCTATAATATCGGAATATTTTCAATAGAAGAATATAACGAAGCCGTTAACAAACTCATCCAAAAGTATAATATCGATTATTATATCCCTCATCCCTTTTCATCGGAAAAGGAAAAAATCGATTGTCCTTATCTGGATCTGAATAAAGAAAAAGTAACGCTGGAAGTTTTGGCTTACGATTGTAATTTTACGGTTTATTCATTCGGATCCTCGATTTCGTATACGACAAAATTAATCAATCCCTGTATTAAAAGTATTCTTTTTAAACCCAGGCAGTGGTCGAATCGTGTGCTGGATATGATTACCAGACATTGTGATCAAGTGATTTCTCTATGAAATACAATATCTCCAAGATATACGTTATTGCCAGCATCTATTTGCTCGTACTTTTAGCAGCTTTTTTACTTCCCCGGCAGATATCCAATTTTAATTATATATTTTTGATCCTTTTCACTTGCAGCAACCTGATCTTATTCCCTCTGAAAAAAAATTTCATTTCTTTGTTTTTAATGATTGTTTATTTCACCCTTTTACAGTTCCTATTACCTGAAA
It encodes the following:
- a CDS encoding glycosyltransferase family 52; protein product: MSSGSFPCQNKFDKVIKIYYRKNFLFFFFAWLQVLWKLKKHHVEKVLLSNPILVINQLIISKLKANKIIFLEDGLMNYFPFSPPRYKVKTFVQKIFCLEDDEIFNRIEYTYLLKPDEAVFYKGTPRKLHLNEFIDEQSHRSLRGQLKDKAVFAGQPLYNIGIFSIEEYNEAVNKLIQKYNIDYYIPHPFSSEKEKIDCPYLDLNKEKVTLEVLAYDCNFTVYSFGSSISYTTKLINPCIKSILFKPRQWSNRVLDMITRHCDQVISL